The Camelus bactrianus isolate YW-2024 breed Bactrian camel chromosome 13, ASM4877302v1, whole genome shotgun sequence nucleotide sequence GCATCGCTTTTTACAGATTGCCTTACTCCTTAAGGAGTTTCAGCTGCTGCTGAACTCCACTCACTGGGCTAGGCTAGCTTGTCTGGCTTCAAAGATTAAGATccaggagggcaggcagaggactAGGAGTGGGTGAGTGTGGCTAGAACAGAGGGTGAAAGAAAGGGCAGGTGTCAAGAGATGAGGCTGGGGAGGGTCCTGAGGGGATTTAAGCAGGGGTGTGATGTTTGACTTGTGCTTCTGCAAGTCCCTCACTGCAGGGTGGGGAAAGTGTTGGGGCGCCAGGACTGCGGGCCAGGAAGTGCGTTTGTGGCAGTGGTCAGGACCTTGGGGCTAGTGGTGCCGGTGGAGGGAAGTTGATGGATAAGAAGCTTATCAGGAGGCAGAGTGGTAGTTTGATGAGAGATTGGGTGTGGGTGCAGGGATAGGGAGGGGACCAGGATAATGCCAGGTTTCTGGCTGCAGCAGATCCTGGGTAGAGGCGGGTGTGTTCTTTGAAACAAGGAGCACTAGAAGAGAAGCCGTGGGCTCTGGGGTGGATGAGGTGCCCCTAGGGAGTGTGTAGAAGGCAGGGAGAAGAGGCCCAGGACAGAACCCAAACTTAAAGAAGACGAAGAGGGTCCCATGCGGAGTGGCTGCAGATGGACCAGAAAACCCAGGGGAGTGTGACAGAGTCCACAGGAAGTCTTAGGGAAATGGGCTGCTGTAGGGCAGACAGGAAAGATGTTCTTGGGGCAGAAGGCACGGGGAGGAAGTGGTGGAGTCGGGGGAGGAAGTCACCCCCGGGCAGGCAGAGGGGTTGAGAtggcagggctggtgggggtAGTGTTTGTCTGGAAAAGGAAAGGGTGCCTTTACCCTCTGGTCAGGAGGATAAGATGAGAGTGGAGAAAAGATTTTtctaatcccgaactcctaatactttatcatttaaaagaaaataaaagcactgtATTCTACCACCTAGATATTACCTCTATTTCCATGTTAATATATAtccttttagcatttttttctgtgtgtgcatCTCTTTTTCTTACCTAAATAAGATCTATTGAGTACACTATTTTAtgccctgctttatttttcagacCATGATTTCCACCGTCCCatgttaatacatttttaatctcATCTAGTTGCCAGTCCTTATTGAGAGTCTCTAATAGGTGCCCAAGTCTCCTTTATAGCTGATTTTCCCAAACTGGGATCCAGTCCAGGATCACCTGTTGCACCTAGTTATTTTGTCCCTTAAGCCTCTTTTAAATCTAGAACAGTCCATTTTTTCCCGGATACTATCTGGTGCCAGGGCTACCGGAGAGTATTTCTAGGAACGCGTGATCCCAAATGCTGCTGGGAGGAAAGTACGGTGGGGACTGAAAGGTGTCGTGGGATTTGGCCACTTGGGCGCCCTTGGTAAGAGCAGCTCAGCTGTCAGAGTGGAGTCAGCGGGAGGCCATCAGGTGGGGAGGGCGGGTGCCAGTGTTTGTCTAGGAAGGTGAAGAGAGGGTGGGACAGTTAGCGGGGAACATGGTGTAAAggcagaggctttttttttttttttttttttggaggagtaagggaggtaattaggtatatttatttaatggaggtactgaggatggaactcatgacctcatgcatgctaagcatgcactctaccactgagctatacccccccttttttttaaaaatgagattggtTTGAGCAGGAATCTGGAGcgagaaagagactgagaatacAGGAGAGTGACGCGAGGATGGGCGGAGCAGGCTGGGACCAAGCATGTGAGGAGATGGAGAGATGGTTGGcttctggggagagagaggagacaagGATCTGCCAGGCAGTGAGAGCCTGGTCCTTGGTGCAGGGGCTTCTAGGGGCATCTGACTGCAGAGGTGGCAACAGGCACCTTGGAAACCTcaatagacgggatttcaaaattgtacaatagataaacaagattatactgtatagcacagggaaatatacacaagatcttatggtagctcacagaggaaaaatgtgacaatgaatatatatatgttcatgtataactgaagaattgtgctctacactggaatttgacacaacattgtaaaatgattatacatcaataaaaaatgttaaaaaaaaaagtgaggccCAGAGGAGCTTCACGGGGAGTGCTGGCTGTTCACAAGATGAGTTCTGTAGATGCACTCACAGGTGATGTGGAGGTAGAGGCCCCGGGCCCCCAGAGGTGGTGAGCTCACAGGAATTGCTGAGTTTATGTCTGCACCAGCAGGTGGTTCTGCATGGGAACTCCACGGGgaggagtgtgtgtatgtgtgtgcacacatgcactcTGGGAGGTTGTACCTGCAGTGGTGTGTGTCCTTGTGGATGTGGTCCTTAGTGCACTTAGCAGGTGGTGCAGTGGGTACCCTAGTGAGTGGTAGGTGCCGTGGGCATCGGCATCTGTGAGGTGTGAGGTGGACAGGCTGTGTTTAGTTCaagcagttgtgtgtgtgtatgtggggggggggtgatgtggagtgtgtgtgtgttcgtgggCAATGCGTGTAGGTGGAGGGAGGGTAGAAAGACATTTCACATCCCACTGGGGAGTTAGAGTGGAGCCCTTTGTGAAATTTGCCAGAGCTGAGGGGCCAGGTGGCATCAGTTACCCACTCTGCTGAGTCTTGGGAGGGGTGCTTAGGTCCACTAGGGCCCTGGTaagagcagagccaggaggagTGGGGCAGAGGTCACAGGGGAGTCTGAGGGAGAGGACGAAGTCAGGGAGCTAATGGCAGGGTTCCCTCGGCTGACCATCCCAGTTTGGCTGTGGGTCATTCAAGTACTGTGCCCATTTCATTTCCTCCTGCTATTACCCTACCACCACTAATTACTGCTACTCTCAGTTGAGAACTTTGTACCAAATGCTGTTTTGGGCTcttgagatacatttttttcatttaattttcaccatAATCCTATGAGATGGATGTTATCCCAACTTATAGATGGGGACACAGACTCAAAAAGATGAAGTAAGTTGCTCTTTATCCATCCACACTGTTAATAAGTAAGTGGTGGTGCTAGGAATTGAGGCCGGAACTGTCTGACCCCTGAGCTGGCCTAATTCAGGTTCCCCTGACAAAGGGTCCCTTGTCTCTGGCACATATTAATGAGAGAAGAGTAGGACTCAGGGTGGCTTTGGCTGCCTTTTCTAACTAGCCTAGAAGGGGTTCTTCTAGGTGTTCTTGAAATGTACTTGACCCAGGCATTGAGGGGTACAAAGGCCTAGAGTTCAGTGAAGATTTCAGAATTTGAGGAAAAACAGTGTTTACTGTATTTGGAATTTCCAGGCCAGTGGGAAGAAAGATCCCAGGCCTTGGAACCAGACATCTGGGTGCCAAGCCCCTGATGCCAGAGATTATGGACTCTGCTCTCAGGGTCCTGCAGGAAGGTGGCAGTGGCCAGAGACAAACATGCTGTGGGCCTGGCTCACGAGTGGCCTCTGGTGGTCAAGGCTGGGCCTGCAGGCTATGTCTTGGGTGTTGGGTCTTGTGGGAAGGGTCCAGGGGCAGGAGGGATACCTGCTTGtccctgggaggtggggacagtGCAGAGCGGAGTCGCTGCAGCAGGGTGTAGGCAAGCAGTGAGGCCTTACTGGTGGCAGAGTTGAGCAGATGAGGGTGCAaggttgggatgggagggagacaGGGGGTGGACTGGACACAGTGAGGAGACTTCCTTCTGGTGAGCCCAGATGTCTCCAGATGAGCTCTGGGCTCCAGGCTTCACAGACCATCCCAGGCTGAGGGGGCTTGGCCAGCATGAAGTGATTACCCGACAAATGGAGGAATCTTCCCCTCTGGGAGGCACCCATGACTTGTGAGTGGTGAGCTGGTGCCCAGGCTGCAGCGGGGCCTGGAGTGCTGCCGGGTTTATGGAAGTTGCAGCTGCTGCCCTTCTGCCCTTAGCTTGTCTCCACCTCCCCACCGCACCCCTGAGGACCGACCaggcctctctcctctccccagggctGCATCGTGATCCGATACACAGCCCCATGGCACATGGTCTTCTTCTCTGAGTCCCTGGGCATCCCTTCACTTCGTGTCTTGGCCCAGAAGCTCCTTGAGCTGCTCTTTGATTACGAGGTGGAGAAGGAGCCCCTGCTCTTCCACGTCTTCAGCAACGCCGGCGTCATGCTGTACCGATACGTGCTGGAGCTCCTGCAGACCCACCGGCGCTTCTGCCACCTGCGTGTGGTGGGCACCATCTTTGACAGCGGTCCTGGTGACAGGAATCTGGTAGGGTCTCTGAGGGCCCTGGCGGTCATCCTGGAGCACCGGCCTGCTGCGCTGCGCCTGCTGCTCCTGGTGGCCTTCGCCCTGGTGGCAATCCTGTTCCACATCCTGCTCGCTCCACTCACCGCCCTCTTCCACACCCTCTTCTATGACAGGCTGCTCGATGCAGCCTCTCGCTGGCCTGAGCTCTACCTCTACTCGAGGGCCGACGAGGTGGTCCTAGCCAGGGATGTGGAGCGCATGGTGGAAGCACGCCTGGCACACCGGGTCCCAGTGCGCTCCGTGGACTTTGTGTCATCTGCACATGTCAGCCACCTTCGTGATTACCCTACTTATTACACGAGCCTCTGTGTCAACTTTATGCACAGCTGTGTCCACTGCTGAGCTCCTTGCCCTACCCACCTCATCTCTGTTCCAGAAATAAATGCCTGGCAGCTCCCCACAACCTACATCCATGGGTGGTGTCCTCTTCTGGTTCAACTCCCCAATGCCCTCTGGGACTCTGTGGTCCTCCAAGTAGAGAATTCTCATGAGCCTCTGTCCTGGGGGATTGTGGTGGTCTCTGCTCATCCCAGGATCCCAGCAGGCAGGAGTGCCCGGGCTCTGCAGGAACCTTGTAGTGGTTGTGTTTGGACAAGTGCAGCCATCAGGCTTGCTGCTTTCTGTGTTTAGGCTGTAAAAGATTAGTGGGGGTGAAGATGATTCCCAGCGTTGATCTTTGATTCCTTGAATGGAAAGTGAGCTTTATAGGGAGGTGCCAGAGGGTAGGGTCAGGCTGGATTGTGATCTCTGCTCCCAGAAGGGCAAAGCCGCACAGCCCGGAGCACCATCCCCATGGATCCCACTTGGCAGTTCACTCAGAGAGGGTCCTCATTGCCAGGGAGTCAGAggtggaagccagaagagagcaGAGGATGCAGAGGTGGAAGGCCTGTCAGGGTCCACCACACGGTGCCAGGAAGCCACTGGATCCAGGAAAGTTCCAAGATGCATGTATAATGGGCAGATGGAGTGGGAAGCAGAAAGATGGCAGTGCCATACGAGAGCTGGGATAAGCTGAGTCAGAACCAGCACCATTTGCCTGAAACAAACTTCATTTCCTTGAGGGAGACCCACTCAGATCCTCTCCAGGCAAGAGAGGTGGCTTCAGCCTTAGATTTCTGTATCAGCTGTCGTTTACAAGTCACTGCTGCACAatgctggcacatagtaggtattcaataaatacttgttgattgAATGAGCTTACTGTGGTGATCAAGGGACTTGGGGGGCAGGGATAGGCTTTGAAAGTTTGACAGGCAGCAGAGGAGATGGCTGGAGAAGCTCTGGGTAGGAGCTGACCCATGATAGTCTCAGGGGTGATGGACCCTCTGTCTTCCAGAGCCAAGCTCTCCCCACATCGCCTCCGCCTTCTGGACTTCCCTGCTACCTTGGCAGCCAATTCTTTTGCTGTGGCTGCATTCCTAGCCATGGCCAACAGGTGGCAGTGCTGCCTCTGCCATGCGAGGGAGCTGAAGGATCCCACAGTTGGGCAAGTTTCATACCCTCCACTCTGGGTTAATGTCTCCTATTAGACAGCATATGGCCCCCAGGGTGGAAGTAACCAGCCACTGAGCCTAAGGCAAGGAGAGGGGACAGTGGCAATCCGAAAGGAGCCAGCTCGATGGGAACTGGGCATTACCTTTTCTTCCAAACCCTCAGCCATCACCAGGGCTGCCCTGTGTCGACAGGCCACATACATCCCCTAGAATCTTGGGTCCGAGGATCCTGGGGCTCTGAAGGGCCTTCGCTTGACTCAAACCAAGGTGATTTATCTGGGTTCAGGGAGGGACAGGAGCTGCCAGCTGGACCCGATTCTGTAATATTTACTGCTGTGGTATCCCAGAGATGGGTGTCTAAGATTCGGGAAGATGGAGGGTGGGCCTGGTGTGTGCAAATGTGTGAAGGAAAGGAGTCTGGAGTTATGAAGATATTCTGGGGTCTTAATTTTAGCAGAATCCTGTTTTCTCAAAATGGCTTTGTGTGTTGGGTGAGGACTCACCTGCAGCTTTGAGCACCTGCCTGAGCACCCGGAATGCTGCTTACTTACCGGCACTGAGCAGACACTACTTCCAGCAGTGTCCAGTGAGGATGACCATTTGACAGAGCTCCATCTCCAGGGCTAGCTGCCCAGCCTCAGTCCCCTGACTTGAAGGTCTACTCTGGATAAAGGAGTTCTTACTGTTTCCGTCTGGTCTAGGCAGTAGCTATACAAGGCTGTTGGTCACTAAGATGGAGAACAGAAAAAAACCACAGGGGACGGAGATGGTGGTTCCATTTGTGGTCCTTGGCTCATTTCAAGGGACCAGAAAAGGATAGAGGTTTGGGGTTTGTGTTTTCACCCAAGCTTACAGCTGTTCCTGCCCTAGACTAGGGGATAGAGCATGCATCCCCTCTGTACCCCCAAGCTCTGACCTCTTCTGTGATTAATGAGCTGACGATTCTGCATCGATAAGGAATTAACCTGGAGCCCCTACCCATCAATAGTCAGGAGTCCaggtcccagccccacccccacccgagACAGTGCTCtggcccctaagcagaccaacCCCATACTGCTTTACAAACCCATAGCCAAGTCCTTTCATACTGCTGCCAGGAATTAACCCCTTAACTGCCTCTGTCCATACCACCCCATCACCCACCCCtccctacacacatacacacaggcagCAGCTGTCTGTACTGGTTTAATCCATGTCAAATGTAGTTTACAAAGGGAAAGGACAAGTACCTTTGTATA carries:
- the TMEM53 gene encoding transmembrane protein 53, whose protein sequence is MAGAFTMASAQLDYTIEIPDQSCRSQENSPNQGGKDAGTRQPLVILLGWGGCTDKNLAKYSAIYHKRGCIVIRYTAPWHMVFFSESLGIPSLRVLAQKLLELLFDYEVEKEPLLFHVFSNAGVMLYRYVLELLQTHRRFCHLRVVGTIFDSGPGDRNLVGSLRALAVILEHRPAALRLLLLVAFALVAILFHILLAPLTALFHTLFYDRLLDAASRWPELYLYSRADEVVLARDVERMVEARLAHRVPVRSVDFVSSAHVSHLRDYPTYYTSLCVNFMHSCVHC